In the genome of Desulfonatronum thiosulfatophilum, the window TCCTGAAATTGAATGCCGCGGCAGCCATGAACAGGTTGATCGCGTCGCCGAGAACCCCTTTCAGGTAGTTTCGGGACAAGCGATGATCCTGTTTCAGGTGACCAATTATCGGCTCTATTCCTGCTCTACGGCGAAAACGCTCACGGGCGATCCGCCGTTGATAGGGGCTATCGCTTTTCTTCGGAC includes:
- a CDS encoding transposase; this encodes PKKSDSPYQRRIARERFRRRAGIEPIIGHLKQDHRLSRNYLKGVLGDAINLFMAAAAFNFRKWIRKFEHFFALFTLWLFFGTTTRQPSMMIL